The Desulfohalovibrio reitneri genome contains a region encoding:
- a CDS encoding Na+/H+ antiporter subunit E, which yields MQTQENAGLDQLSGLKVHRARTHPAERGGGRLPGATLLVARFVMLFALWAILSGMFDPFHLSLGAAASAFVVWLTRDFVPPGVERVLDPRFMLRMLGYLVWLLWQIIWANFAMLRLVFHPRMNDLVDPQIVEFKTRLTSKLALATLANSITLTPGTITVTIDERGYVTVHAIDKRSAEGGFGEMENRIARVYGEA from the coding sequence GTGCAGACGCAAGAAAACGCAGGTCTTGACCAACTTTCCGGGCTCAAGGTCCACCGGGCCCGCACCCACCCCGCGGAGCGGGGCGGCGGAAGGCTTCCCGGCGCGACGCTCCTTGTGGCGCGCTTTGTGATGCTCTTCGCCCTCTGGGCGATCCTCTCCGGCATGTTCGACCCCTTCCACCTCTCGCTGGGGGCCGCCGCCAGCGCCTTCGTGGTCTGGCTCACCAGGGATTTCGTCCCCCCCGGGGTGGAGCGGGTCCTCGACCCCCGCTTCATGCTGCGCATGCTCGGCTACCTCGTCTGGCTCCTGTGGCAAATCATCTGGGCGAACTTCGCCATGCTGCGCCTGGTCTTCCACCCCCGGATGAACGACCTGGTTGATCCGCAGATCGTGGAATTCAAAACGCGCCTCACGTCCAAGCTGGCCCTGGCCACTCTGGCCAACTCCATCACCCTCACACCGGGAACCATCACCGTGACCATCGACGAGCGCGGCTACGTCACGGTCCACGCCATCGACAAACGCTCCGCCGAGGGCGGCTTCGGCGAGATGGAAAACAGAATCGCCCGCGTCTACGGAGAAGCCTGA
- a CDS encoding ABC transporter substrate-binding protein: MRKLWIVWAAMLALLLLAGCGEEQKKEEAAEATVEEVEVVEEAADEPVTLRLAMDADPVSLDPHVQLSGGMLQYSHIVYDPLVRWSQDMEITPRLAESWERVDELTMRFHLREGVKFHSGNEFTAEDVVWTIERLKRSPDFKGLFEPFAGAEVVDAHTVDIKTKKPYGLLLNMATYIFPMDSEFYTGTDEKGEPKDAISKTGWSFANVNESGTGPFYVESFVPGQKWVLKRFNDYWGADRIGNLEQIVLTPIKNNATRVAALLSGDVDFIMPVPPQDYQRIEDTSGVQLISMPGARIITLQLNQERREEFANPKVRQAIVHAINNPGIVQKIMNGKATVAGQNSPEGYDGHVPELTPRYDLDKAKALMEEAGYADGFTVSMIAPNNRYVNDYKIAEAAASMLAKINIDVELKTMPKAQYWNEFDEQVADIQMIGWHSDTEDSANFFEFLYMCPNKETGYGQYNSGNYCNPKVDELILASQTETDLEKRAGMLKDAERIVYNDAAFVPLHWQMLSWAGSDRLQNPGEIVNVMNFPYFADLVIE, translated from the coding sequence ATGAGGAAGCTATGGATCGTCTGGGCAGCCATGCTGGCCCTGCTGCTGCTGGCCGGCTGCGGCGAGGAGCAGAAGAAGGAAGAGGCCGCCGAGGCCACGGTGGAGGAAGTGGAAGTGGTCGAGGAGGCCGCTGACGAGCCCGTGACCCTGCGTCTGGCCATGGACGCCGACCCCGTGTCCCTTGACCCGCACGTGCAGCTTTCCGGCGGCATGCTGCAGTACTCCCACATCGTGTACGATCCCCTGGTCCGCTGGTCCCAGGACATGGAGATCACCCCCCGCCTGGCCGAAAGCTGGGAGCGCGTGGATGAGCTGACCATGCGCTTCCACCTGCGCGAGGGCGTGAAGTTCCATTCCGGCAACGAGTTCACCGCCGAGGACGTGGTCTGGACCATCGAGCGCCTCAAGCGCAGCCCGGACTTCAAGGGCCTGTTCGAGCCCTTCGCCGGGGCCGAGGTCGTGGACGCCCACACCGTGGACATCAAGACCAAGAAGCCCTACGGCCTGCTGCTGAACATGGCCACCTACATTTTCCCCATGGATTCCGAATTCTACACCGGCACCGACGAGAAGGGCGAGCCCAAGGACGCCATCAGCAAGACCGGCTGGTCCTTCGCCAACGTCAACGAGTCCGGCACCGGCCCCTTCTACGTGGAGTCCTTCGTGCCCGGTCAGAAGTGGGTGCTGAAGCGCTTCAATGACTACTGGGGCGCCGACAGGATCGGCAACCTTGAGCAGATCGTGCTGACCCCGATCAAGAACAACGCCACCCGTGTGGCCGCCCTGCTGTCCGGCGACGTGGACTTCATCATGCCTGTGCCCCCGCAGGACTACCAGCGCATCGAGGACACCTCCGGGGTGCAGCTCATCTCCATGCCTGGCGCGCGCATCATCACCCTGCAGCTCAACCAGGAGCGCCGCGAGGAGTTCGCCAATCCCAAGGTGCGCCAGGCCATCGTGCACGCCATCAACAACCCCGGCATCGTGCAGAAGATCATGAACGGCAAGGCCACTGTGGCCGGGCAGAACTCCCCCGAGGGCTATGACGGCCACGTGCCCGAGCTGACCCCCCGCTACGACCTGGACAAGGCCAAGGCGCTGATGGAAGAGGCGGGCTACGCCGACGGCTTCACCGTCTCCATGATCGCCCCCAACAACCGCTACGTGAACGACTACAAGATCGCCGAGGCCGCCGCCTCCATGCTGGCCAAGATCAACATCGACGTCGAGCTCAAGACCATGCCCAAGGCGCAGTACTGGAACGAGTTCGACGAGCAGGTGGCCGACATCCAGATGATCGGCTGGCACTCGGACACCGAGGACTCGGCCAACTTCTTCGAGTTCCTCTACATGTGCCCCAACAAGGAGACTGGCTACGGCCAGTACAACTCCGGCAACTACTGCAACCCCAAGGTGGACGAGCTGATCCTGGCCTCCCAGACCGAGACCGATCTGGAGAAGCGCGCCGGGATGCTCAAGGACGCCGAGCGCATCGTCTACAACGACGCCGCCTTCGTGCCCCTGCACTGGCAGATGCTGTCCTGGGCCGGCTCCGACCGCCTGCAGAACCCCGGCGAAATCGTCAACGTCATGAACTTCCCCTACTTCGCCGATCTGGTGATCGAGTAG
- a CDS encoding discoidin domain-containing protein: MGEADAVTYQSASSFGVGGDKTAIYLPRRSVRLSQSGGPTTTHVAARNYDSNSDVTTVSLEDAVVATDLAGVAFGQQPGNEPGHTHDEYEAADPNILKSNDIGAKVVAPQARSQAPRQAILTCPTDANGLPDFLADNAGDLEIQASASAPLTLSFAEGFGQDGPLDGYLRLTAPLTVPASALTNDTRNYVFINGDGTAGVTTMRPQYGPHRAGVDRVPTMSANSQDGITLSASSVYDSSYEPYMAFNDSIGEEDRWVTQDGVSTGWLQAAFPEARRVDGYTLQCPAASKAGSMPNTWTFEGSDDGATWTELDAQTGVTWTGQEVKRFSLATPGQWRCVRINVTALNGGSVLNIGEMEILGSGDFFDLVRMEMRDSADVVVPRVYGGYCDVDSSGNITGTYSYAPGTFAVRAVNGGANIGTNQRHEEENPFGHGMPIHAVAQIKPEGDEWGHNGFTNTVHGCRGMLGQPYAGNIVVQTGDDALCSSPTNDGSPFLNAGKALSAPCRIKVWRAF, from the coding sequence ATGGGTGAGGCCGATGCCGTGACCTATCAGTCGGCCAGCTCGTTCGGGGTCGGTGGAGACAAGACCGCGATTTACCTCCCACGCAGGTCGGTGCGGCTGTCGCAATCCGGTGGTCCCACGACCACGCACGTGGCGGCCAGAAACTACGACTCGAACTCGGACGTCACAACGGTGAGCCTGGAAGACGCTGTGGTGGCCACCGACCTGGCGGGCGTAGCGTTTGGCCAGCAGCCGGGAAACGAGCCTGGCCATACGCATGATGAGTACGAGGCCGCTGACCCAAATATTCTCAAATCGAATGACATCGGCGCGAAGGTCGTGGCCCCCCAGGCCCGCTCCCAGGCACCAAGGCAAGCCATCCTCACCTGTCCGACCGATGCGAACGGCCTGCCCGACTTCCTGGCCGACAACGCGGGCGACCTGGAAATCCAGGCGTCGGCCTCCGCTCCCCTGACCCTGTCCTTCGCCGAGGGGTTCGGCCAGGACGGCCCCCTGGACGGATACCTGCGGCTGACCGCACCGCTGACCGTACCGGCGAGTGCCTTGACGAACGACACGCGGAACTATGTGTTCATCAACGGTGATGGGACGGCTGGCGTGACCACCATGCGGCCCCAGTACGGCCCCCACCGCGCTGGCGTTGACCGTGTTCCCACCATGTCCGCCAACAGCCAGGACGGCATCACCCTGTCCGCGTCCAGCGTCTACGACAGCAGCTACGAACCCTACATGGCCTTTAACGACTCCATCGGCGAGGAGGACCGCTGGGTGACGCAGGACGGCGTGTCCACCGGCTGGCTCCAGGCGGCTTTCCCCGAGGCCCGCCGCGTGGACGGCTACACCCTGCAATGCCCCGCCGCCAGCAAGGCAGGCTCCATGCCGAACACCTGGACCTTCGAGGGAAGCGATGACGGGGCCACCTGGACGGAGCTTGACGCGCAAACCGGCGTGACGTGGACCGGCCAGGAGGTGAAGCGGTTCTCTCTCGCCACCCCCGGCCAATGGCGGTGCGTCCGCATCAACGTCACCGCCCTCAACGGCGGCTCTGTCCTGAACATCGGCGAGATGGAAATCCTCGGCTCGGGGGACTTCTTCGACCTCGTCCGCATGGAGATGCGGGATTCCGCAGACGTGGTGGTGCCCCGCGTGTACGGGGGCTACTGCGATGTTGATTCCTCGGGCAACATCACCGGGACGTACAGCTACGCGCCGGGAACCTTCGCCGTGCGCGCGGTCAACGGCGGGGCGAACATTGGCACTAATCAGCGTCACGAGGAAGAGAACCCCTTCGGCCACGGTATGCCCATTCACGCGGTGGCGCAAATCAAGCCCGAGGGCGACGAGTGGGGCCACAACGGGTTCACCAACACCGTTCACGGGTGTCGCGGCATGTTGGGTCAGCCCTACGCGGGCAACATCGTCGTGCAGACCGGCGACGATGCGCTGTGCAGCTCTCCCACGAACGACGGCAGCCCGTTCCTGAATGCGGGCAAAGCCCTCTCGGCCCCGTGCCGCATCAAAGTATGGAGGGCGTTCTGA
- a CDS encoding sulfite exporter TauE/SafE family protein has protein sequence MSKLTKSPYLEITIMVGVLVISFIGMGILTTGMETPGGGMEGSTIFWILLGSFILSFGIALLAVMGGIGGGVLFTPIMLAFTAVDSLIVRATGLIVAMFSGLISTGPFMRRGLANLKICILAATCYGIGAFGGAQGAILVAEHMGPEGEGAVRLALGFIIFMLAIYFLVGGKKIEYPEVHKVDKFTEKLDLTQPYYEASEGKVCEYKVTRAALMGVAVTGVGLLSGFFGLGAGWAIVPALNIIMAVPLKVAAACSGVLLGMGDCVALWPYLLSGAIIPLFAAPWLVGQVLGGLVGAYILMRVKAGFIRILLIGIMFFSAYGLLTKGLNMMNVIANQPPNSVTFSVLGVIVTAVVLILTGVLPGYKSK, from the coding sequence ATGAGTAAATTGACCAAGAGCCCCTACCTGGAGATCACCATCATGGTGGGGGTGCTCGTCATCTCGTTCATCGGGATGGGCATCCTGACCACCGGCATGGAAACCCCGGGTGGCGGCATGGAAGGCTCCACCATTTTCTGGATTCTTCTGGGATCCTTCATCCTTTCCTTCGGCATCGCCCTGCTGGCCGTCATGGGCGGCATCGGCGGCGGCGTGCTGTTCACGCCAATCATGCTGGCCTTCACCGCGGTGGACTCGCTCATCGTGCGCGCCACCGGCCTCATCGTGGCCATGTTCTCGGGCCTCATCTCCACCGGCCCCTTCATGCGCCGCGGCCTGGCCAACCTGAAAATCTGCATCCTGGCGGCCACCTGCTACGGCATCGGCGCCTTCGGCGGCGCCCAGGGGGCCATTCTGGTGGCCGAGCACATGGGCCCCGAGGGCGAGGGCGCCGTGCGCCTGGCCCTGGGCTTCATCATCTTCATGCTGGCCATCTACTTCCTGGTGGGCGGCAAGAAGATCGAGTACCCCGAGGTGCACAAGGTGGACAAGTTCACCGAGAAACTGGACCTCACCCAGCCCTACTACGAGGCCTCCGAAGGCAAGGTCTGCGAATACAAGGTCACCCGCGCCGCGCTGATGGGCGTGGCGGTGACCGGTGTGGGCCTGCTCTCCGGCTTCTTCGGGCTGGGCGCGGGCTGGGCCATCGTCCCCGCCCTGAACATCATCATGGCCGTGCCCCTGAAGGTGGCCGCGGCCTGCTCCGGCGTGCTGCTGGGCATGGGCGACTGCGTTGCCCTGTGGCCCTACCTGCTGTCCGGCGCCATCATCCCTCTCTTCGCCGCTCCCTGGCTCGTGGGCCAGGTGCTTGGCGGGCTGGTGGGCGCCTATATCCTCATGCGGGTCAAGGCCGGGTTCATCCGCATCCTGCTCATCGGCATCATGTTCTTCTCCGCCTACGGCCTGCTGACCAAGGGCCTGAACATGATGAACGTCATCGCCAACCAGCCGCCCAACTCCGTGACCTTCTCGGTCCTGGGCGTCATCGTGACGGCCGTGGTCCTCATCCTGACCGGTGTTCTGCCCGGCTACAAGTCCAAGTAA
- the mnhG gene encoding monovalent cation/H(+) antiporter subunit G: MLYVACALIFAGLVFYFGGTIGLLRLPDVYSRLHMAGKLDTLGSLCLLLGLIAVMLLTEEAAGLLVAGKIFLIVVFVFIASPTATHDMVDAGMRSGQAPWLRGEERR, translated from the coding sequence ATGCTTTACGTTGCCTGCGCGCTGATCTTCGCCGGCCTCGTCTTCTATTTCGGGGGGACCATCGGCCTGCTGCGCCTTCCGGACGTGTACTCGCGCCTGCACATGGCGGGCAAGCTGGACACGCTCGGCTCCCTGTGCCTGCTCCTGGGACTCATCGCGGTCATGCTGCTGACCGAGGAGGCCGCCGGGCTGCTGGTGGCCGGGAAGATATTCCTCATCGTCGTCTTCGTCTTCATCGCCAGCCCCACGGCCACCCACGACATGGTGGACGCTGGAATGCGGTCCGGCCAGGCCCCCTGGCTGCGCGGCGAGGAGAGGAGGTAG
- a CDS encoding ABC transporter permease: MFAFLIKRIAQAVLVMVIISVLGFAVKQAVGDPLRGITGIQVKEAEREALREELGLNDPLPVQWWRFMTQAAQGNLGQSFYYKKPAMEVILSRAPATLELVFCSSIIVILFSIPIGIYAGVKPNAKLARFFMGASIVGVSIPVFLTAILLIYLFSVELGWLPSYGRGETQQLFGFWQSGLTTRDGLLHLILPSVALSSIMLPLFIRLIRAEMKEVMETEFIKFARAKGLKAWRVLIVHGFKNTLMPVITVGGVQLGIMIAFTILTETVFQWQGMGFVFIESVERADSSLMVAYMVFVGFIFVVVNTLVDVIYGLINPMVRITGRK; this comes from the coding sequence ATGTTCGCCTTTCTCATCAAGCGCATCGCCCAGGCCGTGCTGGTCATGGTCATCATTTCCGTGCTCGGCTTCGCGGTGAAGCAGGCCGTGGGCGACCCCCTGCGCGGCATCACCGGCATCCAGGTCAAGGAGGCCGAACGCGAGGCCCTGCGGGAGGAGCTTGGCCTCAACGACCCCCTGCCGGTGCAGTGGTGGCGGTTCATGACCCAGGCCGCCCAGGGCAACCTCGGCCAGTCCTTCTACTACAAGAAGCCGGCCATGGAGGTCATTCTCTCCCGCGCCCCGGCCACCCTGGAACTGGTCTTCTGCTCCTCCATCATCGTCATTCTCTTCTCCATTCCCATCGGCATCTACGCCGGGGTCAAACCCAACGCCAAGCTGGCGCGGTTCTTCATGGGGGCGTCAATCGTGGGCGTGTCCATCCCGGTGTTCCTCACGGCCATCCTGCTCATCTACCTTTTTTCCGTTGAGCTTGGCTGGCTCCCCTCCTACGGCCGGGGCGAGACCCAGCAGCTGTTCGGCTTCTGGCAGTCCGGACTGACCACGCGCGACGGGCTTCTGCACCTCATCCTGCCCTCGGTGGCCCTGTCCTCCATCATGCTGCCGCTGTTCATCCGCCTCATCCGCGCGGAGATGAAGGAGGTCATGGAGACGGAGTTCATCAAGTTCGCCCGGGCCAAAGGGCTGAAAGCCTGGCGGGTGCTCATCGTGCACGGCTTCAAGAACACCCTCATGCCGGTCATCACCGTGGGCGGCGTGCAGCTGGGCATCATGATCGCCTTCACCATCCTCACGGAAACCGTATTCCAGTGGCAGGGCATGGGCTTCGTCTTCATCGAGTCCGTGGAGCGCGCCGACTCCTCCCTCATGGTGGCCTACATGGTCTTCGTGGGCTTCATCTTCGTGGTGGTCAACACGCTGGTGGACGTGATCTACGGCCTCATCAACCCCATGGTCCGCATCACGGGGAGGAAGTAG
- a CDS encoding ABC transporter ATP-binding protein, producing the protein MAAEHSLLDVRDLRVTFSMRQTELTAVEKTTFTLEPGQRLGLVGESGAGKSITGFGIINLIPKPGRISGGSIRFQGTELTTLPEEKMRQIRGNRISMIFQDPMMTLNPVLTIGTQMVETLLAHKNITRKEAERISRKKLGQVAIPSPEKRLKQYPHEFSGGMRQRIVIAIALLTNPSLIVADEPTTALDVTIQADIMELLLHLCENEHMGLILITHDLAVVSQVTQKIAVMYAGRIVELGDANQVVENPQHPYTKGLLAALPQGVERGRKLNQIPGVMPGLSSMPPGCPFHNRCSRCEEICRSRSPILEDKETGCLAACHLLE; encoded by the coding sequence ATGGCCGCCGAGCATTCCCTCCTCGACGTCCGGGACCTGCGGGTCACGTTCTCCATGCGGCAGACCGAACTGACCGCGGTGGAGAAGACCACCTTCACCCTGGAGCCGGGCCAGCGCCTGGGCCTGGTCGGCGAATCCGGCGCGGGCAAGTCCATCACCGGCTTCGGCATCATCAATCTCATCCCCAAGCCGGGCCGCATCTCCGGCGGGTCCATCCGTTTCCAAGGCACCGAGCTGACCACACTGCCCGAGGAGAAGATGCGCCAGATCCGGGGCAACCGGATCTCCATGATCTTCCAGGACCCCATGATGACCCTCAACCCGGTGCTGACCATCGGCACCCAGATGGTCGAAACGCTCCTGGCGCACAAGAACATCACCCGCAAGGAAGCCGAGCGCATCTCCCGGAAGAAGCTGGGGCAGGTGGCCATCCCCTCGCCGGAAAAGCGCCTCAAGCAGTACCCGCATGAGTTTTCCGGCGGTATGCGGCAGCGCATCGTCATCGCCATCGCCCTGCTGACCAACCCCTCACTCATCGTGGCGGACGAGCCCACCACCGCCCTGGACGTGACCATCCAGGCGGACATCATGGAACTGCTGCTGCACCTGTGCGAGAACGAGCACATGGGGCTCATCCTCATCACCCACGACTTGGCCGTGGTCTCCCAGGTCACCCAGAAGATCGCCGTCATGTACGCCGGGCGCATCGTGGAGCTGGGCGACGCCAACCAGGTGGTGGAGAACCCGCAGCACCCCTACACCAAGGGGCTGCTGGCCGCCCTGCCGCAGGGCGTGGAGCGCGGCCGCAAGCTCAACCAGATTCCCGGCGTCATGCCCGGCCTGAGCAGCATGCCCCCGGGCTGCCCCTTCCATAACCGGTGCTCCCGCTGCGAGGAGATCTGCCGCTCCCGCTCGCCCATTCTGGAAGACAAGGAAACCGGCTGCCTGGCCGCCTGCCACCTGCTGGAGTAA
- a CDS encoding VOC family protein — translation MDEARQAGAEVAKHPQDVFWGGYSGYFRDPDGHLWELVHNPFVACDETGGLTLPD, via the coding sequence ATGGACGAGGCCCGCCAGGCCGGGGCCGAAGTGGCCAAGCACCCCCAGGACGTCTTCTGGGGCGGCTATTCCGGCTACTTCCGCGACCCGGACGGACACCTCTGGGAACTGGTCCACAACCCCTTCGTGGCCTGCGACGAGACCGGCGGGCTTACCCTGCCGGATTGA
- a CDS encoding ABC transporter permease: MADETRLRRFFGSHFFWSFRRDVTAWGSALILIVLIVSSFGAPILAPHDVYDPASIDVLDAETPPIWMEGGNPEFLLGTDSQGRGLLSTMLYGMRVSVLIGLGAVALQAALGILLGLMAGYMGRRIDSILMRLADVQLSFSTYMVAIFFGAVFQAAFGMGAYEDLAVPLLILIIGFAEWPQYARTVRASVLSERKKEYVEAARVIGFKRSRIMWRHILPNSLTPVLVISTIQVANAIMSEAALSFLGLGMPVTRPSLGSLIKSGFDYIFSGSWWITLFPGIALVVLILTINLLGDWLRDYLNPKLYKGS, from the coding sequence ATGGCCGACGAGACCCGCCTGCGCCGTTTCTTCGGCTCCCACTTCTTCTGGTCCTTCCGCCGGGACGTGACCGCCTGGGGCTCCGCGCTCATCCTCATCGTGCTCATCGTGAGCAGCTTCGGCGCGCCCATCCTCGCCCCGCACGACGTCTACGACCCAGCCTCCATCGACGTCCTCGACGCCGAGACACCGCCGATCTGGATGGAGGGAGGCAACCCCGAGTTCCTGCTGGGCACCGACTCCCAGGGGCGCGGGCTGCTCTCCACCATGCTCTACGGCATGCGCGTTTCGGTCCTCATCGGACTGGGCGCCGTGGCCCTGCAGGCCGCGCTGGGCATCCTTCTTGGGCTAATGGCCGGCTACATGGGGCGGCGCATCGATTCCATCCTCATGCGCCTGGCCGACGTGCAGCTCTCCTTCTCCACCTACATGGTGGCCATCTTCTTCGGAGCGGTCTTTCAGGCGGCCTTCGGCATGGGCGCCTACGAGGACCTGGCCGTGCCCCTGCTCATCCTCATCATCGGCTTCGCGGAGTGGCCGCAGTACGCCCGCACCGTGCGCGCCTCGGTGCTCTCCGAGCGCAAGAAGGAGTATGTTGAGGCGGCGCGGGTCATTGGCTTCAAGCGTTCGCGCATCATGTGGCGGCACATCCTGCCCAACTCCCTGACCCCGGTGCTGGTCATCTCCACCATCCAGGTGGCCAACGCCATCATGAGCGAGGCGGCCCTGTCCTTCCTGGGGCTGGGCATGCCCGTCACCCGCCCCTCGCTGGGCTCGCTCATCAAGTCGGGCTTCGACTACATCTTCTCCGGCTCCTGGTGGATCACCCTCTTCCCGGGCATCGCCCTGGTCGTCCTCATCCTGACCATCAACCTTTTGGGCGACTGGCTGCGCGATTACCTCAACCCCAAGCTTTACAAGGGGTCCTAG
- a CDS encoding monovalent cation/H+ antiporter complex subunit F: protein MEQIILGSSLFLVTLMLLSLYRAVKGPTTLDRLMGMNAIGSKTTVLIIMIGLIFGRVEMFVDIALTYGMLNFIAVLAASRYLHKRGLRPMNETTGKE, encoded by the coding sequence ATGGAACAGATCATCCTCGGCTCCAGCCTGTTCCTGGTGACGCTCATGCTGCTCTCCCTCTACAGGGCGGTCAAAGGGCCCACCACCCTCGACCGCCTCATGGGCATGAACGCCATCGGCTCCAAGACAACCGTCCTGATCATCATGATCGGCCTCATCTTCGGACGCGTGGAGATGTTCGTGGACATCGCCCTCACCTACGGCATGCTGAACTTCATCGCCGTGCTGGCCGCCTCCCGCTACCTGCACAAGCGCGGGCTCAGGCCGATGAACGAAACGACAGGGAAGGAATGA
- a CDS encoding TetR/AcrR family transcriptional regulator encodes MSKRDAILEAATGLFAEKGFRETSMSELSRLSRVAEGTIFYHFKSKVEIFVAILDEARRTLIRELDAFQSSSRFESGLDMVQGLVSHYLYLVDSMENLFLLLHRHYPYDLAATNADCRKHLEAIYSSLFGSFEKAVARGQEDGSISPGVEPGRSARLLFALVNGVVQYRTNNLFDPKDLYPELFASVRRMLTSENGGHHLERQAG; translated from the coding sequence GTGTCCAAGCGCGACGCCATTCTGGAAGCGGCCACCGGCCTGTTCGCCGAAAAAGGGTTCAGGGAGACCTCCATGTCGGAGTTGTCCCGCCTGTCCCGGGTGGCCGAGGGAACCATCTTCTACCACTTCAAGTCCAAGGTGGAGATCTTCGTGGCCATATTGGACGAAGCCCGCCGCACCCTCATCAGGGAGCTGGACGCCTTCCAGAGCTCCAGCCGCTTCGAGTCCGGCCTGGATATGGTCCAGGGCCTGGTCTCCCACTATCTGTACCTGGTGGACTCCATGGAGAACCTGTTTCTCCTGCTCCACCGCCACTATCCCTACGATCTGGCCGCCACCAACGCGGATTGCCGGAAGCACCTGGAGGCCATCTACAGCAGCCTCTTCGGGTCCTTCGAGAAAGCCGTGGCGCGGGGCCAGGAGGACGGCTCCATTTCCCCCGGGGTCGAGCCGGGGCGTTCGGCCCGGTTGCTGTTCGCCCTGGTCAACGGCGTGGTGCAGTACCGCACCAACAACCTGTTCGACCCCAAGGACCTCTACCCCGAGCTCTTCGCCTCGGTCAGACGCATGCTGACCAGCGAAAACGGCGGGCATCACCTCGAACGGCAAGCGGGGTGA
- a CDS encoding hydrogenase subunit MbhD domain-containing protein, whose product MIWEIKLATLIVMIACAVAAINVRDLLGAAILFGIYSFMMCIQWLAMGAVDVAFTEAAIGAGISTVLVLAAIFRTTRRTKD is encoded by the coding sequence GTGATCTGGGAGATCAAGCTCGCCACCCTCATTGTCATGATCGCCTGCGCCGTGGCCGCCATCAACGTGCGCGACCTCCTCGGAGCGGCGATTCTCTTCGGCATCTACAGCTTCATGATGTGCATCCAGTGGCTGGCCATGGGCGCGGTCGACGTCGCCTTCACCGAGGCCGCCATCGGGGCCGGCATCAGCACGGTTCTGGTGCTGGCGGCCATCTTCAGGACAACCCGGAGGACAAAGGATTGA
- a CDS encoding ABC transporter ATP-binding protein, translating into MSEVLVSLQNVVKHFDISGSLLDRLKWRNGRLQSVHTIVKAVNDVSLDVRKGETLSVVGESGCGKSTLARTVMRLHEPTSGEIRFNGSRIDNLSRNRLLPFRKRMQMVFQDPYASLNPRMSLRQSLEEPVRFHHPGIKTRELRERTAEVMRQVGVDPDWADRYPHEFSGGQRQRISIARALCVDPEFIVADEPIAALDVSIQAQILNLMMDLQEQRGLTYFFISHDLSVVEHISTRVAVMYLGSLCELAPTDLLFDSPRHPYTKALLSAIPRLGHKGFEHIRLKGDVPTPIHLPSGCVFHGRCPKAFDRCPREIPKPLHLANGTVVACHAVEEGRD; encoded by the coding sequence GTGTCCGAGGTCCTCGTCAGCCTGCAAAACGTGGTCAAGCACTTCGACATCTCCGGCTCCCTGCTGGATCGTCTGAAGTGGAGAAACGGCCGCCTGCAATCCGTCCACACCATCGTCAAGGCGGTCAACGACGTCTCCCTGGACGTGCGCAAGGGCGAGACCCTCTCCGTGGTGGGCGAATCCGGCTGCGGCAAGTCCACCCTGGCCCGCACCGTCATGCGGTTGCACGAGCCCACCTCCGGCGAAATCCGCTTCAACGGCTCCCGCATCGACAATCTTTCCCGCAACAGGCTGCTGCCCTTCCGCAAGCGCATGCAGATGGTCTTCCAGGACCCCTACGCCTCGCTCAACCCGCGCATGTCCCTGCGCCAGTCCCTGGAAGAACCCGTGCGCTTCCACCACCCGGGCATCAAGACCAGGGAGTTGCGCGAACGCACCGCCGAGGTCATGCGCCAGGTGGGCGTGGACCCGGACTGGGCCGACCGCTACCCGCACGAGTTCTCCGGCGGACAGCGCCAGCGCATCTCCATCGCCCGCGCCCTGTGCGTGGACCCCGAGTTCATCGTGGCCGACGAGCCCATCGCCGCCCTCGACGTCTCCATCCAGGCCCAGATCCTCAACCTGATGATGGACCTGCAGGAACAGCGCGGCCTGACCTACTTCTTCATCTCCCACGACCTCTCCGTGGTGGAGCACATCTCCACCCGCGTGGCCGTCATGTACCTGGGGTCGCTGTGCGAACTGGCCCCTACCGACCTGCTCTTCGACAGCCCGCGCCACCCGTATACCAAGGCCCTGCTCTCGGCCATCCCGCGCCTGGGCCACAAGGGCTTCGAGCACATCCGCCTCAAGGGCGACGTGCCCACACCCATCCACCTGCCCTCCGGCTGCGTCTTCCACGGACGCTGCCCCAAAGCCTTCGACCGCTGCCCACGCGAAATCCCCAAACCCCTCCACCTGGCCAACGGCACCGTCGTCGCCTGCCACGCCGTGGAAGAAGGGCGGGACTAG